Proteins encoded together in one Impatiens glandulifera chromosome 1, dImpGla2.1, whole genome shotgun sequence window:
- the LOC124920030 gene encoding aspartyl protease family protein 1: MYRFIFFFFFFLISFLSFHRCNCRIFTFEMHHRFSEPVKRWSHASSGNVSSIDWPTKGTIDYYERLADHDRLLRGRRISELVHDTLLTFSDGNSTFRISSLGFLHYTTISLGTPEMKFLVALDTGSDLFWVPCDCNKCAPSENMLYSSDFELSVYNPNGSTTGRRVSCENSLCGQRNLCPGSSSHCPYTVSYVSSETSTSGFLMEDVLHLNTENSDQESVDAYITFGCGQVQTGSFLDVAAPDGLFGLGLERISVPSILSSKGYTANSFSMCFGHDGTGRISFGDKGSLDQEETPLNMNPSHPTYNITVSETRVGTTLLDLQFSALFDSGTSFTYLVDPAYTKLTESFHSQTQDRKHPPDQRIPFEYCYDMSQEANSSLVPTLGLTMKGGGKLAVLDPIIIISTQNELVYCLAIVKSPEMNIIGQNFMTGYRIVFDRERLILGWKKFDCYETEDPSVVIKPQNLTARPSSVDPADKDRNKNYYPRAAANKTTSSSSSQSRGIASNSSSHPPNIIHDLRLLLILLFNIIVFHNFSSPILGKILLLGGNLFLFSYSGRR; this comes from the exons ATGTATcgattcatcttcttcttcttcttcttcttgatctctTTCCTGTCCTTCCATCGCTGTAATTGCCGAATTTTCACCTTCGAGATGCACCACCGTTTCTCTGAACCCGTTAAAAGATGGTCTCACGCCTCCTCCGGAAACGTCTCTTCTATCGATTGGCCGACAAAGGGTACTATCGACTACTACGAACGACTCGCCGACCACGATCGTCTCCTCCGTGGCCGCCGGATCTCCGAATTGGTACACGACACGCTTCTCACTTTCTCCGACGGAAATTCCACTTTTCGCATCAGTTCTCTCGGATT tttgcaTTACACCACTATCTCTCTCGGGACCCCTGAGATGAAGTTCTTGGTGGCTCTTGATACTGGAAGTGATCTCTTCTGGGTGCCCTGTGATTGCAACAAATGCGCTCCTTCAGAAAACATGCTTTATAGTTCT GATTTTGAACTGAGTGTATACAACCCAAATGGTTCAACTACAGGCAGAAGAGTTAGTTGTGAAAATAGTCTTTGTGGGCAACGTAATTTGTGCCCTGGAAGTTCTAGTCATTGCCCATACACAGTTTCCTACGTTTCATCTGAAACCTCAACTTCAGGGTTTCTAATGGAGGATGTTCTGCACTTGAACACTGAAAACAGCGATCAAGAATCTGTTGACGCGTATATAACTTTTGG ATGTGGGCAGGTACAAACAGGTTCATTTCTAGATGTTGCTGCTCCAGACGGTTTATTTGGGCTAGGATTGGAGAGAATATCAGTTCCTAGCATTCTATCTAGCAAGGGATATACAGCGAATTCATTCTCCATGTGTTTTGGGCACGACGGAACTGGCAGAATTAGCTTTGGAGATAAAGGTAGCCTTGATCAGGAAGAGACCCCTTTGAATATGAACCCATCGCA CCCCACATATAACATAACTGTATCGGAAACTCGCGTTGGAACAACTCTGTTGGACTTGCAGTTCTCGGCTCTATTTGATTCGGGTACATCCTTCACATACCTGGTTGATCCGGCCTATACAAAACTCACAGAAAGT TTCCATTCTCAAACGCAAGATAGGAAGCATCCGCCAGATCAAAGGATCCCATTTGAATATTGTTATGATATGAG TCAAGAGGCAAATAGCAGTTTGGTGCCTACTCTTGGTCTTACTATGAAAGGGGGTGGAAAACTAGCTGTACTTGATCCCATAATAATCATCTCTACTCAGAATGAACTTGTGTATTGTCTTGCAATAGTGAAGAGCCCTGAGATGAACATAATAGGGC AAAATTTTATGACGGGCTATCGCATTGTCTTTGACCGAGAAAGGCTCATCCTCGGGTGGAAGAAGTTCGACT GTTATGAGACAGAGGATCCAAGTGTGGTAATAAAACCACAAAACTTGACTGCCAGGCCATCATCGGTTGATCCTGCAGACAAAGACAGAAACAAAAATTACTATCCTCGGGCAGCTGCAAACAAGAccaccagcagcagcagctCTCAAAGTCGCGGGATTGCATCTAATTCCTCGTCACACCCTCCCAACATAATTCATGACTTGCGCCTTTTGCTCATcttattattcaatattattgTATTCCATAATTTTTCATCACCAATTTTGGGGAAAATCTTATTATTGGGTGGAAATCTTTTCTTGTTTAGTTACAGTGGTAGAAGATGA